The DNA region GGCGTGGTGACGTTGACCGGAACGGTGCCGCTGACACCGGGCGGCACCGTCGCTTCGATCTCCGTGGCCGAGAGAATGGTGTAGGCGGTGGCCGCCGTCAGGCCGAAGCGAACCGCCGTGGCCTGGAGGAGATTCGCCCCGGTCAGCGTTACGGTGTTGTTACCGCCCACCGGGCCGGAGTCGGGGATGACACTGTTGAGAACCGGTGCGTCGAGGTAGTAGTAGGAGACGGCTTGACTGCTGGTACCGCCGGGCGTAGTGACCGTGACGGTAACCGGGCCCGGGCCGCCGGTGGGGACCACCGCAGTCAGCTGAGTCGCCGAGACGTAGGTGAACGCGGCGGGCAGGGTGCCGAAGCGGACGGAGGTGGCGCCGGTGAAGCCGGTTCCGGTCAGTGTGACGGTGTTCCCGCCCGTGATCGGCCCTTGGTTGGGGGCGATGCTGGCCAGAACGGGAGTGGCGATGTACGTGTAGGGGATTCCGGTGCTGGTACCGGCGGGCGTAGTGACCGTGACGGTAACCGGGCCCGGGCCGCCGGCGGGGACCACCGCAGTCAGCTGAGTCGCCGAGACGTAGGTGAACGCGGCGGGCAGGGTGCCGAAGCGGACGGAGGTGGCGCCGGTGAAGCCGGTTCCGGTCAGTGTGACGGTGTTCCCGCCCGTGATCGGCCCTTGGTTGGGGGCGATGCTGGCCAGAACCGGAACGGCGATGTACGTGTAGGGGATTCCGGTGCTGGTGCCGCCTGGTGTGGTGATTGTGACGTTCAGTGGGCCGATGGGTACGGCGGGGACGGCGGGGGCGATCGCGGTGACTTGTGTGTCGGAGATGTAGGTGAATGCGGCGGGCAGGGTGCCGAAGCGGACGGAGGTGGCGCCGGTGAAGCCGGTTCCGGTCAGTGTGACGGTGTTCCCGCCCGTGATCGGCCCTTGGTTGGGGGCGATGCTGGCCAGAACCGGAACGGCGATGTACGTGTAGGGGATTCCGGTGCTGGTGCCGCCTGGTGTGGTGATTGTGACGTTCAGTGGGCCGATGGGTACGGCGGGGACGGCGGGGGCGATCGCGGTGACTTGTGTGTCGGAGATGTAGGTGAATGCGGCGGGCAGGGTGCCGAAGCGGACGGAGGTGGCGCCGGTGAAGCCGGTTCCGGTCAGTGTGACGGTGTTCCCGCCCGTGATCGGCCCTTGGTTGGGGGCGAGGGAACTGATCGTGGGCGTCGCGAATACGGCGGCCGCCGCAGCCGTCGTCGGTTGCGTAGCGTGGGGCATTGAGCTGTCGGAACGTACCACTGCCGTTCTCCTGTCAGGGGGGTGTGATCGGGGTGCTGCGGGCGGGATAAGGACACCGGAATGTGAGGGTCGGGCGCCGCCCGGGCCTCCTGGTCGGGCGGGCGCGAGCGAGTGGTGCCGAGTGGGGATACCCGCCCGGCCTGGCGCGGAACGCGCCGGACCGGGGCGGGCATCATGCAACCGGAAGCGGTACCGGCGCCGGGCGCTGTTCAGGCCGACGGTCGGTGCCACAGCCGTGGCGGATCAGATGCCGGGGCCCGCCGTATAGGCGAAGGCGCCGACGTCCGTGGCTGTGCCCGCAGGGTTGGAGAGACCGACGTCGACCGCACCGACGGTGCCGGGCGGGGTGACGGCAGACACCGTCGTCGCGTCGATGACCGTGAACGCTGCCGGCACCGAGTCGAACGTGACCTGGCTCGTCGTGGTCAGGCTGGTGCCTGTGATGGTCACCGCCGTTCCGCCGGAAGTCGGTCCGGAAGCCGGAGCGATCCCGGTGATGGTCGGGACGTCGATGTACGTGTACGACAGACCGTTGTTGGATCCTCCGGCGGTCGTCACAGTGACGCTCACCGGCCCGGCTGCCGCACCCGCGGGCACGACGACACTGATCTGGCTGTCCGACAGCACCGTCGGCGTGGCGGTATTGGCGCCGAAGGACACCCCGGTGGCGGTGGACAGACCGGTGCCGCTGATGACGACGGTGTTGCCGCCTGCGGTGGAGCCCGAGCTCACGCTCAGACCGGACTTGAACGGGGCGCCGACGTAGAAGAACGGGATCGGATTGCTGGTTCCGCCCGGGGTGGTCACCGTCACGCCGACCGCGCCGGAACCGGACGGCGAGACAGCGGTGACCTGGGTGGGCGAGACGTTGGTGACGCCGGTGGCCGGCTTGGTGCCGAAGAGCACCGCGGTGGTGCCCGTGAGGTTGGTGCCCGTGATGGTGACGGCGGTACCGCCACCGGTGGAGCCCTGGTTGGGACTGATTGGCATGATCGTCCTCCGTGTCTTGAACTGACCTCTCGAATCCGGAAGTTGACTTCGAGGCGGGCCCGGATCAGGACCCATGGCCGCGACTTGGACCACCGGGACGCTGTCCGGCCCCGACTGTCCTCGCTCACCTCCTGCTCGACCGGTCCCGGGGGTACGCCGCTGGGCGAGCCCGGAGAATCGTCCGAAAGATGCCTGCTGGGGGAAGGCGTTGTCATCGGCCGTCCGCCGCGCAGGGTGCTCGGAGCCGTGATGAGCCAAGTCGCGGGCTGCCGGCCCCGTAGGCCGTGGCCGGCAGCCACTCTCGTGGCCCCGATGACGAGGTATTCGGTGTGCGCGTATGGCTCGCGCACCGCTCACTTGCAGAGGCCGGGGGCTGCCGCACCAGTCCCTGCCGCTATTCGGCAGGGACGACTGGTCGGATCCAAGTCCTCTACAGGGGCGCCCATCGCGGCCATCCGGAGCAAAAGATGCCGAGGCCCGTCATGCGTGGACGGTCGGCGAACAGAACGGTTCCGCGCTCCCCCGGAGAGGGATGGGCGGCCCACCGGTTCGGTAACTCAAGTGACCCACACAATTGGAATATGACACAAGCACCCTGACTGGCAGTCAATCGAATGGACGAGCGCATGGGGGTGGGACGATCGGTACGCCGGTGGGACCCAAATCCGCCGCCTCTCGCACCACGCGCCCCCAGAAACCAGCACGTTCCTGACCGATTTCCGGCGGCCGGAGCCACCCCGGCCGGGTGCGAGACCCCCGTGCTGCCGATGCTGCAGTAGCCCGCCGCTTCTTTCGGCCCCGGCATCAGTCGGGGCTCTGTCATGCACTGGCCTGCCGGACAGGGCAGGGCAGGTCGGGAGCAGCACGGTTCGGGGAGCACGTCACGAGGGTGACGGAGTGGAAGACAGTGCCACTCAAATAGTGGCCAAGGGATACGTCTCCTCCCCACGTCAGCTGCTCGACTGCGGCCTTCACCAGGAGAGCCAGCCTGGCCACTTTCCGGTCACCTTCAGAGGCGAACCGGGGTGCAAACTCAGCGAGTTGGAGACCAAGCCATTCGCCGGCTTTCTTGGGTTCCTCCCATGTCCCTCGGATGATCGAGGGCGGCTTCATGAGCCAGTGCGACGTCTGGATCGGGGGCACGTCAGAAGTCGGGAACATCGCTACGGCTTCCCGATACCGGTCGAGTACGTCCTTCTCACTGCTCACGGTTGGGGCCTGTCCGGCCGGTCTGCGGATGCTCTCCTTGTCGAACGTCTTCTTCTCCCCAAGCCAGGCATAGCCGTGGTGGTGCACTGCCGCTCCGTTCCCAGAGATGACGACGGCCCCACCCGTCTGCGTGAGGGCAGGGCCGTCAGCTCAGGCGGAGAGGTCGAAGCGCGCAGGGTCGATACCCGCCGCGTCCAGCTCCGCCGTGGTGAAGCGCAGCGGCTCGGCGTCCGGCCGCTTGCTGTCGCCCATCGCCCATGCGTCCGGCCCGATCTTCGCGAGGGTCACGCACGCCTCGCCGTCCGGGTGCGTGTTGCCCCCACACGCCTTGCTGAAGCGGGCTCCGGTGATGTCGAGGCCGTACAGGTCGTTCATCTGGTCCTCCTTGATTCAGATGGGAAGGACACCGCTGTCCCGCTCGCGGTGTGTTCGGGTGCCTCGCAGCGCCTCTGCGAGGTGCT from Streptomyces sp. NBC_01591 includes:
- a CDS encoding IPT/TIG domain-containing protein, translating into MPHATQPTTAAAAAVFATPTISSLAPNQGPITGGNTVTLTGTGFTGATSVRFGTLPAAFTYISDTQVTAIAPAVPAVPIGPLNVTITTPGGTSTGIPYTYIAVPVLASIAPNQGPITGGNTVTLTGTGFTGATSVRFGTLPAAFTYISDTQVTAIAPAVPAVPIGPLNVTITTPGGTSTGIPYTYIAVPVLASIAPNQGPITGGNTVTLTGTGFTGATSVRFGTLPAAFTYVSATQLTAVVPAGGPGPVTVTVTTPAGTSTGIPYTYIATPVLASIAPNQGPITGGNTVTLTGTGFTGATSVRFGTLPAAFTYVSATQLTAVVPTGGPGPVTVTVTTPGGTSSQAVSYYYLDAPVLNSVIPDSGPVGGNNTVTLTGANLLQATAVRFGLTAATAYTILSATEIEATVPPGVSGTVPVNVTTPGGTSNSVAYLYLSAPVVVGLVPDQGPSAGGNTVTVTGSGLTHTTAVLFGGVPAGFTVVSDTQLMTTAPPGVTGSVTVKVVTPGGTSIGVPYTRVGPPAI
- a CDS encoding IPT/TIG domain-containing protein, whose protein sequence is MPISPNQGSTGGGTAVTITGTNLTGTTAVLFGTKPATGVTNVSPTQVTAVSPSGSGAVGVTVTTPGGTSNPIPFFYVGAPFKSGLSVSSGSTAGGNTVVISGTGLSTATGVSFGANTATPTVLSDSQISVVVPAGAAAGPVSVTVTTAGGSNNGLSYTYIDVPTITGIAPASGPTSGGTAVTITGTSLTTTSQVTFDSVPAAFTVIDATTVSAVTPPGTVGAVDVGLSNPAGTATDVGAFAYTAGPGI
- a CDS encoding DUF397 domain-containing protein, which translates into the protein MNDLYGLDITGARFSKACGGNTHPDGEACVTLAKIGPDAWAMGDSKRPDAEPLRFTTAELDAAGIDPARFDLSA